The proteins below come from a single Pelecanus crispus isolate bPelCri1 chromosome 19, bPelCri1.pri, whole genome shotgun sequence genomic window:
- the CEP164 gene encoding centrosomal protein of 164 kDa, with protein MAGAMVRIGDQLILEEDYDETYIPSEQEIQDFAREIGIDPEKEPELIWLAREGIVAPLPPEWKPCQDITGDIYYFNFANGQSMWDHPCDDHYRELVIQEREKLLACGSLKKKEKKKKKDKKEKKDKKDKQALKQPAESPEPDPDSQTRAEGCLEEDKGRPSARSDSRRLFAGMWPNQPHPLLVSKFSRPCQTLLDVEKILEKGPSLSSFDVDIPQDQETPLELQEELCLHSSDSQSDDSEVRPPAQPLCMSQKSYSQDFKNVKTLLEALEDKILLFEDEELKEEWKMKDMMGEHVHKPDHYFSVTEKSRGLDEDVGRSPGTLQAREKESFYRGNDEMIPFDAGPADDWSLQETAHVPYAQEELRSYCKSSGTLLAPVQAPLGTLAPLRGLAVSPAAVLRGSLNSDLGSSVDSSLAAKGGAQSLHGTARLLKNLHMDVSALGGSFDSEEKGQAEEENCGSQLADVAGADLQHQRSPAEEAGSLREKESLKSRHAEEGRESSLDSDAACPPTPVQVLPGDTDSSLSGQNKEESDGKLTGNELLGKSDAEVEGDISAADELPPSLGERSAAGTDVPSGPGQPRGASPAAEAAEADRLASLAATADTVSVDEKIANAMREEAAADLKTDSRLDAGKLSKASETSACEEDLQVSNRSDRELIQPVDLGFQSRLSEQVLDVGVLSPVLDSPTCKAQELGEEEKDQSKASIEEEQSKRTKAAESERDQSACETSAEKCFALENPNQEEAVAREPEEGSLDSLINLEELAALQKAQPEKEIKHEQSLNQSSEEPLEGIAKELELELEQEKMHLLQAKKEKIQQFQEEIRQQEKEEAQKLHQQKEKSLRTLKDDLAKVSEEEELRIRKEETERLSKLRANITLETEAEKEKIRAEQEVALQKLREEWESLQVMEKESLERKQQLVLEKMKLEMEEAQQKEMIGLEQEKEQFLSELKERLGREKKKAVEELEKQFAAELQQLKSAEEEKHRKVISSLQTQIAEAQTSEEARLRDNLQRAERKVQQKAYQVTEYEHELSELMREKRQEVEKDHERKMERMKEEHQEVLARIQAQYEEEERKQRAELFEGLRSEMVRLRQLHEAEVKALQAELGERLTALQHRHREKERKLQESENELEMRTKNVKARSVQLLSQEESLRKKRQQLLDEDRRSELERDEAALASQLRLEENRKEHTSLLESIRQLRRSLEELQDQKAELEAQVDLLQTRSQRLQKRISELETAVRSKQETLKELEAEESVESPRRKAELHVEDLRETIQAHSSRKPASPPSQSLKEDSDFQFDRVRSYISAEGISIRNAKEFLVRQTRSMRKRHMALKAAKQQWRQDMQKAQEVVQDPDSSQLLEGVRKNLEEEAKQLDEMKSAMRKGQVLLKKKEEKLSQLESSLLEELSDEDTLKSAACKKMVTFDLSNSEDTNSTSSVNLRQPKFDLRTDLRPAPQLDKIQYLTDSLQRITSELNGVLGVLGSLNNRQSPLFTSTPRDGVPLSTYASLAGLQAGGSLVPPAAVSLVDQWAWSAGLSSSRSFAAGQSVDSILAEKWHKYFPGGFPSLSGSSKPLESKLGYVPADEQIRLFQHSQFQSRESDKMSIQGMIETNKKWLEDFKRDSKTPLFPGAQKPPASSPSLLQLGLDENRQIKVYHY; from the exons ATGGCAGGAGCTATGGTGCGCATTGGTGACCAGCTCATCCTGGAAGAAGATTACGATGAGACGTACATTCCCAGCGAGCAAG AAATCCAGGATTTTGCACGGGAGATTGGGATTGACCCTGAGAAGGAGCCCGAGCTGATAtggctggccagggaaggcatCGTGGCCCCGTTACCACCCGAGTGGAAGCCCTG CCAGGACATCACCGGTGACATCTACTACTTCAACTTTGCTAACGGCCAGTCCATGTGGGACCACCCCTGCGATGATCACTACAGAGAGCTTGTCATTCAGGAGCGAGAGAAGCTGCTGGCATGTGGCagcttgaaaaagaaagagaagaagaagaagaaagacaagaaagagaagaaagacaaGAAGGACAAGCAGGCACTGAAGCAACCCGCT GAGAGTCCTGAGCCAGATCCAGATAGCCAGACTAGAGCTGAAGGCTGCCTTGAGGAAGACAAAGGGAGACCGTCAGCCAGAAGTGACTCAAGGAGACTGTTTGCAGGCATGTGGCCAAACCAACCGCATCCCCTGCTTGTTTCAAAGTTCAGCAGACCATGCCAGACCTTACTTGATGTGgagaaaattttagaaaaaggcCCCTCTCTTAGCAGCTTTGATGTAGACATCCCCCAGGACCAAGAAACACCTTTAGAATTGCAAGAAGAGCTTTGTCTTCACTCCTCTGACTCACAGTCTGACGATTCAGAGGTTAGGCCACCAGCGCAACCTTTGTGCATGTCCCAGAAATCCTATTCACAAGACTTTAAGAATGTCAAAACTCTACTAGAGGCCCTTGAAGACAAAATCCTACTCTTTGAGGATGAAGAGCTGAAAGAAGAGTGGAAGATGAAAGACATGATGGGTGAGCATGTCCATAAGCCCGATCATTACTTCTCAGTCACAGAGAAATCTAGAGGACTGGATGAGGATGTGGGAAGAAGCCCAGGCACACTGCaagccagagaaaaagaaagcttttaccGCGGGAATGATGAAATGATTCCTTTTGATGCCGGTCCTGCAGATGACTGGAGTTTGCAGGAGACAGCTCATGTTCCATATGCTCAAGAAGAGCTGAGATCCTACTGCAAG tcctcaggcacccTGCTAGCACCTGTCCAGGCGCCCCTGGGGACCCTCGCTCCGCTGCGTGGCCTTGCGGTGTCACCGGCCGCCGTCCTTCGCGGGTCGCTCAACTCGGACCTGGGGAGCTCGGTGGACTCCAGCCTTGCGGCCAAAGGAGGAGCGCAG AGTCTCCATGGGACAGCAAGACTGCTCAAAAACCTGCACATGGATGTCAGCGCCCTGGGAGGCAGCTTTGACTCCGAG GAGAAAGGccaagcagaggaggaaaactgCGGCAGCCAGTTAGCTGATGTCGCTGGAGCTGATCTCCAGCACCAAAGGAGTCCTGCAGAGGAAGCTGGCAGCCTGAGAGAG AAGGAGTCTTTAAAATCAAGACACGCTGAAGAAGGGCGAGAGTCTTCCTTGGATTCTGACGCTGCGTGCCCTCCAACTCCAGTTCAAGTCCTTCCTGGAGACACTGACAGTAGCCTGTCTGGCCAGAACAAGGAGGAGTCCGATGGGAAACTCACTGGGAATGAGCTCCTGGGCAAGAGCGATGCTGAGGTGGAAGGTGACATCTCTGCAGCTGATGAGCTGCCACCATCTCTGGGGGAAAGGAGCGCAGCGGGGACAGATGTGCCCAGCGGTCCTGGGCAACCTAGAGGTgcatctccagctgctgaagCTGCTGAGGCAGATCGGCTGGCAAGCCTGGCTGCCACTGCCGACACCGTGTCTGTTGATGAAAAGATAGCGAATGCAAtgagggaagaagcagcagctgatcTGAAAACAGACAGCAGGCTGGATGCTGGCAAA CTTTCAAAGGCATCCGAGACCAGCGCCTGCGAGGAGGACTTGCAAGTTTCTAACCGCTCCGACCGTGAGCTGATTCAGCCTGTG GACTTGGGTTTCCAGAGTCGGCTTTCTGAGCAGGTACTGGACGTGGGGGTTCTGTCTCCTGTTTTGGACAGCCCCACGTGCAAG gcccaggagctgggagaagaggaaaaagaccAAAGCAAAGCCAGTATAGaggaagagcaaagcaaaagaacaaaagctgCCGAGAG TGAGAGGGATCAAAGTGCTTGTGAAACATCAGCAGAGAAgtgttttgctttagaaaatccCAATCAGGAGGAGGCCGTGGCCCGGGAGCCGGAGGAGGGATCGCTGGATAGCCTAATCAATCTGGAGGAGCTTGCTGCCCTGCAGAAAGC GCAACCTGAGAAGGAAATCAAACACGAGCAGTCCTTGAACCAGTCTAGTGAAGAACCCCTGGAGGGAATAGCcaaggagctggagctggagcttgagcaagagaaaatgcatttattgcaagcaaagaaggagaaaattcaGCAGTTCCAGGAGGAGAtaaggcagcaggagaaggaggaagctCAGAAGCTTcatcagcaaaaagaaaaatccctcaG GACCCTAAAAGACGATTTGGCAAAGGTTTCTGAGGAGGAAGAGTTGCGtatcagaaaggaagaaactgagAGACTCTCAAAGCTGCGAGCCAATATCACCTTGGAGACCgaggcagagaaggagaagatAAG GGCAGAGCAAGAGGTCGCACTGCAGAAACTAAGAGAAGAGTGGGAATCCCTGCAGGTAATGGAGAAGGAGAGCCtggagaggaagcagcagcttgttttggagaaaatgaAGCTGGAAATGGAGGAAGCTCAGCAGAAAGAGATGATCGGACTGGAACAAGAGAAGGAACAATTCCTGAGTGAGCTCAAGGAGAGATTAGgcagggaaaagaagaag GCAGTAGAAGAGCTAGAGAAACAGTTTGCAGCAGAACTCCAGCAGCTGAAATCTGCAGAAGAAGAGAAGCATCGTAAG GTCATTTCCAGCCTGCAAACCCAGATCGCAGAGGCACAGACGAGCGAGGAGGCTCGGCTGCGTGACAACTTGCAGAGAGCAGAGCGGAAAGTGCAGCAAAAAGCATATCAAGTAACAGAATACGAACACGAG CTCAGCGAGCTCATGAGAGAGAAACGCCAGGAAGTGGAAAAAGACCATGAGAGGAAAATGGAGAGGATGAAAGAGGAGCACCAGGAGGTCCTAGCACGGATTCAGGCTCAGTATGAGGAGGAG gagagaaagcaaagagcagagctGTTCGAAGGCCTGCGAAGTGAGATGGTGCGCCTCCGACAGCTTCATGAAGCGGAGGTGAaagctctgcaggcagagctgggtgaGCGGCTTACTGCATTGCAGCACAGGCACAGGGAGAAG gaaagaaaactccAGGAGTCAGAAAACGAGCTTGAAATGCGCACGAAGAATGTCAAAGCTAGATCAGTGCAGCTCCTTAGCCAG GAGGAgtctctgagaaagaaaaggcagcagctgctggacgAAGACAGACGGAGTGAGCTCGAAAGAGAT GAAGCTGCTTTAGCTTCTCAACTCCGCCTAGAGGAGAATAGGAAGGAGCACACCAGCCTCCTTGAGTCCATCCGGCAACTGCGTAGGTCTCTTGAAGAGCTCCAGGACCAGAAAGCTGAGCTGGAGGCCCAGGTGGACTTGTTGCAGACCCGAAGCCAGAGGCTGCAGAAACGCATCAG TGAGCTGGAGACAGCTGTCAGGAGCAAGCAGGAGACTTTGAAAGAACTGGAGGCAGAAGAAAGTGTGGAATCTCCACGAAGGAAAGCTGAGCTCCACGTTGAAGACCTGAGAGAAACTATTCAAGCT CACTCGTCCAGAAAGCCTGCTTCCCCGCCCTCTCAAAGCCTCAAAGAGGACAGCGACTTCCAATTTGATCG CGTCAGGAGCTACATCTCTGCAGAAGGGATCTCCATCAGGAATGCCAAGGAGTTCCTGGTGCGCCAGACCCGCTCCATGAGGAAGAGGCACATGGCACTGaaagctgcaaagcagcagtggcGCCAAGATATGCAGAAAGCACAGGAGGTGGTGCAGGATCCTGacagctcccagctcctggagggcgTGCGCAAGAACCTGGAAGAG GAAGCAAAGCAGCTGGACGAGATGAAGTCGGCTATGCGGAAAGGACAGgtgctgctgaaaaagaaagaagagaaactaaGCCAGCTGGAGTCCTCGCTGCTGGAGGAG CTTTCAGATGAAGATACGCTGAAGAGTGCTGCATGCAAGAAGATGGTGACTTTTGATCTCAGCAACTCTGAGGACACAAACAGCACATCCAGTGTCAATCTGCGTCAGCCTAAAT TTGATTTGAGAACCGATTTACGGCCTGCCCCCCAGCTGGACAAGATCCAGTACTTGACGGACTCTCTGCAGCGTATCACTAGTGAACTGAATGGGGTCCTCGGCGTCCTGGGCTCTCTGAACAATCGCCAGTCTCCACTCTTCACCTCGACGCCCCGCGACGGCGTCCCTCTTTCTACATATGCCTCCCTGGCAGGACTTCAGGCCGGTGGCTCCCTGGTGCCCCCCGCCGCGGTGTCGCTGGTAGACCAGTGGGCCTGGAGCGCTGGGCTCAGCTCCAGTCGCTCTTTCGCGGCTGGACAGTCAGTGGACAGCATCCTGGCAGAGAAGTGGCACAAGTATTTCCCAG GTGGGTTCCCGTCGCTCAGTGGAAGTTCCAAGCCTCTGGAGAGCAAGCTGGGATACGTACCGGCAGA